A region from the Mycolicibacterium litorale genome encodes:
- a CDS encoding dihydrodipicolinate reductase, with amino-acid sequence MALRVVQWATGGVGVAAINGVLEHPELELVGCWVHSEAKAGKDVGELIGTDPIGVAATTSVEEILALDADAVVYSPLLPDPNEVAALLRSGKNVVTPVGWFYPGEKEAAPLRAAALDGNATLHGTGIAPGGISEKFPLLLSVMSTGVTFVRAEEFSDLRTYDAPDVVRHVMGFGDTPEKALSGPMQKLLDGGFIQSVKMVVDTMGFRADPTVRSSQEIAVATAPIDSPIGAIAPGQVAGRRFHWEATVDGEVVVRVTVNWLMGQEHLDPPWTFGEAGERYEMEVHGNPDFTVTVKGFQPESVESGLESNNGIVATAAHCVNSIPAVCAAAPGIATYLDLPLISGRAAPRLG; translated from the coding sequence ATGGCGTTACGGGTGGTGCAGTGGGCGACCGGCGGAGTCGGCGTCGCCGCCATCAACGGTGTGCTCGAGCACCCCGAGCTCGAACTCGTCGGCTGCTGGGTCCACTCGGAAGCGAAGGCGGGCAAGGACGTCGGCGAACTGATCGGCACCGACCCGATCGGGGTGGCCGCCACCACCAGCGTCGAGGAGATACTCGCCCTCGACGCCGACGCGGTGGTGTACTCCCCGCTGCTGCCCGATCCGAACGAGGTGGCCGCCCTGCTGCGGTCCGGCAAGAACGTCGTCACCCCCGTCGGCTGGTTCTATCCCGGCGAGAAGGAGGCCGCACCGCTGCGGGCCGCCGCCCTGGACGGCAACGCCACACTGCACGGGACCGGGATCGCTCCCGGCGGCATCAGCGAGAAGTTCCCGCTGCTGCTGTCGGTCATGTCGACGGGCGTGACGTTCGTGCGGGCCGAGGAGTTCTCCGACCTGCGCACCTACGACGCACCCGACGTGGTGCGCCACGTGATGGGCTTCGGCGACACCCCGGAGAAGGCACTGTCGGGGCCGATGCAGAAACTGCTCGACGGAGGGTTCATCCAGTCGGTGAAGATGGTCGTCGACACGATGGGTTTCCGCGCCGACCCGACCGTGCGCTCCTCCCAGGAGATCGCAGTGGCCACCGCGCCGATCGACTCACCGATCGGCGCCATCGCGCCCGGGCAGGTCGCCGGGCGGCGGTTCCACTGGGAGGCCACCGTCGACGGCGAGGTCGTCGTCCGCGTCACCGTCAACTGGCTGATGGGCCAGGAGCATCTCGACCCCCCGTGGACCTTCGGCGAAGCGGGAGAGCGCTACGAGATGGAGGTGCACGGCAATCCGGATTTCACGGTGACCGTCAAGGGATTCCAGCCCGAGAGCGTCGAGTCGGGACTGGAGAGCAACAACGGCATCGTGGCGACCGCCGCGCACTGCGTGAACTCCATTCCCGCGGTCTGCGCGGCCGCCCCCGGCATCGCCACCTACCTCGACCTGCCGCTGATCAGCGGCCGGGCGGCGCCGCGGCTGGGTTAG
- a CDS encoding lipid-transfer protein: MPQKVFVVGVGMTKFEKPGSREGWDYPQMARESGTNALADAGIDYSQVQQGFVGYCSGDSTSGQRALYELGMTGIPVVNVNNNCSTGSTALYLAAQTIRGGLADCTIALGFEKMQPGSLGGGASDRESPMGRHVKAMAEIDEFAMPVAPWMFGAAGREHMRQHGSTAEHFAKIGYKNHRHSVNNPYAQFQDEYTLDDILGARMISDPLTKLQCSPTSDGSGAAILASEAFVDRHGLAGQAVEIVGQAMTTDFESTFDGSAKNLIGYDMNVKAAQQVYEQSGLGPADFQVIELHDCFSANELLLYEALGLCGEGEAPKLIDNEDTTYGGRWVVNPSGGLISKGHPLGATGLAQCAELTWQLRGTADARQVDNVSAALQHNIGLGGAAVVTAYQRAER; this comes from the coding sequence ATGCCGCAGAAGGTGTTCGTCGTCGGGGTCGGGATGACGAAGTTCGAGAAGCCGGGCTCGCGGGAGGGCTGGGACTACCCGCAGATGGCCAGGGAGTCGGGCACCAACGCACTCGCCGACGCCGGCATCGACTATTCGCAGGTGCAGCAGGGCTTCGTCGGCTACTGCTCGGGCGACTCGACGTCGGGTCAGCGCGCACTCTACGAACTGGGGATGACCGGCATCCCGGTGGTCAACGTCAACAACAACTGTTCGACCGGGTCGACGGCGCTGTATCTGGCCGCGCAGACGATCCGCGGCGGGCTCGCCGACTGCACGATCGCCCTGGGCTTCGAGAAGATGCAGCCGGGTTCGCTCGGCGGCGGGGCGAGTGACCGGGAGTCGCCGATGGGCCGCCACGTCAAGGCCATGGCCGAGATCGACGAGTTCGCCATGCCGGTGGCGCCGTGGATGTTCGGCGCCGCGGGCCGCGAGCACATGCGCCAGCACGGTTCCACGGCCGAGCACTTCGCAAAAATCGGCTACAAGAACCACAGGCACTCGGTGAACAACCCGTACGCGCAGTTCCAGGACGAGTACACCCTCGACGACATCCTCGGCGCCCGGATGATCTCCGACCCGCTGACCAAACTGCAGTGCTCCCCCACCTCCGACGGATCCGGGGCGGCGATCCTCGCCAGCGAGGCGTTCGTCGACCGGCACGGGCTCGCCGGACAGGCCGTCGAGATCGTCGGCCAGGCTATGACCACCGACTTCGAGAGCACGTTCGACGGCAGCGCCAAGAACCTCATCGGCTACGACATGAATGTCAAAGCGGCGCAACAGGTCTACGAGCAGTCCGGGCTCGGCCCCGCCGACTTCCAGGTGATCGAGCTGCACGACTGCTTCTCGGCCAACGAGCTGCTGCTGTACGAGGCGCTGGGCCTGTGTGGTGAGGGTGAGGCACCCAAACTGATCGACAACGAGGACACCACCTACGGCGGGCGGTGGGTGGTCAACCCGTCGGGCGGCCTGATCTCCAAGGGCCATCCGCTCGGCGCGACGGGTCTGGCCCAGTGCGCCGAGCTGACCTGGCAGCTGCGCGGCACCGCCGACGCCCGCCAGGTCGACAACGTGTCCGCGGCGCTCCAGCACAACATCGGGTTGGGCGGCGCCGCGGTGGTGACGGCCTACCAGCGCGCCGAGCGCTGA
- a CDS encoding cation:dicarboxylate symporter family transporter: protein MSITLDPPPEAPTPRRDRTHWLYIAVIVAVVAGVAVGILAPGVGKSVGVLGTMFVDLIKMMIAPVIFCTIVLGIGSVRKAATVGKVGGLAFGYFLVMSTFALAIGLLVGNVLHPGTGMNLSESAAGKGAELAEKAYESGGLMDFVQGIIPDTLLSSLTAGSVLQALFVALLVGFALQAMGRSGEPILRGVEHLQKLVFKILVMILWLAPIGAFGAIANVVGQTGWAAVTQLLTLMLGFYLTCAVFVFGVLGVLMRAVAGVSIFKLVRYLAREYLLIVSTSSSESALPRLIAKMEHLGVERSTVGVVVPTGYSFNLDGTAIYLTMASLFIAGALGDPLSMTEQIGLLVFMIVASKGAAGVTGAGLATLAAGLQSHRPDLLDGVGLIVGIDRFMSEARAVTNFSGNAVATILVGSWTKTIDKNRVDSVLRGEDPFDELTMVDDDSRDRVPATA from the coding sequence ATGAGCATCACCCTCGACCCACCGCCCGAGGCGCCGACGCCCAGGCGGGACCGCACCCACTGGCTCTACATCGCCGTCATCGTGGCGGTCGTGGCCGGTGTCGCCGTCGGCATCCTCGCACCCGGCGTGGGCAAGAGCGTCGGGGTGCTGGGCACGATGTTCGTCGACCTGATCAAGATGATGATCGCCCCGGTCATCTTCTGCACGATCGTGCTGGGCATCGGATCGGTGCGCAAGGCCGCCACCGTCGGCAAGGTCGGCGGGTTGGCCTTCGGCTACTTCCTGGTGATGTCCACCTTCGCGCTGGCGATCGGGCTGCTCGTCGGGAACGTGCTGCACCCCGGCACCGGGATGAACCTCTCGGAGAGTGCGGCGGGCAAGGGCGCCGAACTCGCCGAAAAGGCCTACGAGTCGGGCGGTCTCATGGATTTCGTGCAGGGCATCATACCCGACACCCTGCTTTCGTCACTGACCGCGGGCAGTGTGCTGCAGGCCTTGTTCGTCGCCCTGCTGGTCGGCTTCGCACTGCAGGCCATGGGGCGCTCGGGTGAGCCGATCCTGCGCGGCGTCGAACACCTGCAGAAGCTGGTGTTCAAGATCCTCGTGATGATCCTGTGGCTGGCGCCGATCGGGGCCTTCGGTGCGATCGCCAACGTCGTCGGCCAAACCGGTTGGGCGGCAGTCACGCAACTGCTCACGCTGATGCTGGGCTTCTACCTGACCTGCGCGGTGTTCGTGTTCGGTGTGCTCGGCGTGCTGATGCGGGCGGTCGCCGGCGTGTCCATCTTCAAGCTGGTGCGCTACCTGGCGCGCGAGTACCTGCTGATCGTGTCGACGTCGTCGTCGGAGTCGGCGCTGCCGCGATTGATCGCGAAGATGGAACACCTCGGCGTGGAACGCAGCACCGTCGGCGTCGTCGTGCCGACCGGCTACTCCTTCAACCTCGACGGCACCGCGATCTACCTGACCATGGCGTCGCTGTTCATCGCCGGCGCGCTGGGTGACCCGCTGTCGATGACCGAGCAGATCGGTCTGCTGGTGTTCATGATCGTCGCCTCCAAGGGCGCCGCCGGCGTCACCGGTGCCGGACTGGCCACGCTGGCCGCGGGTCTGCAGAGCCACCGTCCGGATCTGCTCGACGGGGTCGGCCTGATCGTCGGTATCGACCGGTTCATGTCGGAAGCCCGTGCGGTGACGAACTTCTCGGGCAACGCGGTCGCCACGATCCTGGTCGGGTCGTGGACGAAGACCATCGACAAGAACAGGGTGGATTCGGTGCTGCGCGGTGAGGATCCGTTCGACGAGCTCACCATGGTCGACGACGACAGCCGCGACCGCGTCCCCGCGACCGCCTGA
- a CDS encoding sensor histidine kinase: protein MRRPWLRWLQWLQWLQWLGRPRPRSLAGQAIALQVVVIAVIVLAGSALALLDARRDGDEAARQQVVGIATALADSPSTAQAIESGRATELLQPVTEAVRTQTGIAFITIMAPDGVRYTHTDPQQIGGRYLGTTAPALRGETFSEVYTGTLGPSIRAIAPVRDDGGRIVGLVSAGITQQTLAQRWRAQIPTIAAVTLAAVGVSSIGVWLIRRRLLRQTHGLRPDELRVMYEHHDAILHSVSEGLIVLGRDGVALVNDEARRLLALPPGPIDTAQLPPFLQTSDPGVRDEVHVTDERVLVVNRSRVAGSDSEVVTIRDRTELQGALGELSSLQVLTDSLRAQAHEAANKLHTVVTMVEMGRADDAVRFATHELELSQRLVDRLSEAVAEPALVALLLGKTAQADERGIALTVTEDTHLPSHSEALSGQEMVTVLGNLVDNAMDACDRDDPWVEVTVNQDDDRLLMRVADSGPGMDPQTFARAMQRGYSTKSSGEAAHHGLGLALVGQVVSRHHGTITADVTYGSVVTVTVPVEQP from the coding sequence GTGCGGCGTCCGTGGCTCCGGTGGCTTCAGTGGCTTCAGTGGCTTCAGTGGCTCGGTCGCCCGCGGCCGCGCTCCCTGGCGGGGCAGGCCATCGCGCTGCAGGTCGTGGTGATCGCGGTGATCGTCCTGGCCGGCAGTGCCCTGGCCCTGCTCGATGCCCGCCGTGACGGCGACGAGGCGGCCCGCCAGCAGGTCGTCGGGATCGCGACCGCGCTGGCCGATTCCCCGTCGACCGCCCAAGCCATCGAATCCGGCCGCGCCACAGAACTTCTGCAACCGGTGACCGAAGCGGTCCGCACCCAGACGGGCATCGCGTTCATCACGATCATGGCGCCCGACGGGGTTCGCTACACCCACACCGATCCGCAGCAGATCGGCGGCCGTTACCTCGGCACGACGGCGCCCGCGCTGCGCGGCGAGACGTTCAGCGAGGTCTACACCGGAACGCTCGGCCCGTCGATCCGGGCTATCGCACCCGTGCGCGACGACGGCGGGCGCATCGTCGGGCTGGTGTCGGCGGGCATCACCCAGCAGACCCTCGCCCAGCGCTGGCGCGCGCAGATTCCCACCATCGCCGCGGTGACCCTTGCGGCGGTGGGTGTTTCGTCGATCGGCGTGTGGCTGATCCGGCGGCGGCTACTGCGCCAGACGCACGGTCTGCGGCCCGACGAGCTCCGCGTGATGTACGAACACCACGACGCCATCCTGCATTCGGTGTCCGAAGGCCTGATCGTGCTCGGCCGCGACGGGGTGGCGCTGGTCAACGACGAGGCCCGCAGACTGCTCGCCCTGCCGCCGGGTCCCATCGACACCGCGCAGCTGCCGCCGTTCCTGCAGACTTCGGACCCGGGCGTGCGCGACGAGGTCCACGTCACCGACGAACGGGTGCTGGTGGTCAACCGGTCGCGGGTCGCGGGATCGGATTCGGAAGTGGTGACGATCCGCGATCGGACCGAATTGCAGGGCGCGCTGGGCGAACTCAGCTCACTACAGGTGCTCACCGATTCGCTGCGGGCCCAGGCGCACGAGGCGGCGAACAAACTGCACACCGTGGTGACCATGGTGGAGATGGGCCGGGCCGACGACGCGGTTCGCTTCGCGACCCATGAGCTCGAGTTGTCGCAGCGCCTCGTCGACCGCCTGTCCGAGGCCGTCGCCGAACCGGCCCTGGTGGCGCTGCTGCTGGGCAAGACCGCACAGGCCGACGAACGAGGTATCGCGTTGACCGTCACCGAAGACACCCATCTGCCGTCGCACAGCGAGGCGCTGTCCGGTCAGGAGATGGTGACGGTGCTGGGTAATCTCGTCGACAACGCGATGGACGCCTGCGACCGCGACGACCCGTGGGTGGAGGTGACGGTCAACCAGGACGACGACCGGCTGCTGATGCGGGTGGCCGACAGCGGGCCCGGGATGGATCCGCAGACCTTCGCCCGGGCCATGCAGCGCGGCTACTCGACGAAGTCGAGCGGCGAGGCGGCGCATCACGGCCTCGGTCTCGCGCTGGTCGGGCAGGTGGTCAGCCGCCACCACGGCACGATCACCGCCGACGTGACCTACGGTTCGGTGGTGACCGTGACGGTGCCGGTGGAGCAGCCGTGA
- a CDS encoding response regulator produces MSTPAVKVLIVEDDPLIAEAHHTYLSRLAGFTTAAVVHTARDAIRVASGAAADEEPVDLVLLDIGLPDASGIALASSLSGLRPAPDIIAITSERDLEMVRAAVSHGALAYLLKPFTFAAFRDRLERYRRYREALPAGIDAASQAEVDRALAELRGAADRLAAPKGAAPGTTDEIARAVRDSADGLTADQAAAEVGVSRVTAWRYLERLADDGTLTRLTDYGRTGRPKTRYQWRADR; encoded by the coding sequence GTGAGCACGCCGGCCGTCAAAGTCCTGATCGTGGAGGACGATCCGTTGATCGCCGAGGCCCACCACACCTATCTGTCGCGGCTGGCCGGTTTCACCACGGCGGCGGTCGTGCACACCGCGCGGGACGCGATCCGAGTGGCGTCCGGTGCGGCCGCCGACGAGGAGCCCGTCGACCTGGTACTGCTCGATATCGGTCTGCCCGACGCCAGCGGGATAGCCCTGGCGTCGAGCCTGTCGGGGCTGCGTCCGGCCCCCGACATCATCGCGATCACCTCGGAGCGCGACCTGGAGATGGTGCGGGCCGCGGTGTCGCACGGCGCGCTCGCCTATCTGCTCAAACCGTTCACGTTCGCCGCGTTCCGCGACCGGTTGGAGCGCTACCGGCGTTACCGCGAAGCGCTGCCCGCGGGCATCGACGCGGCCAGTCAGGCCGAGGTCGACCGGGCGCTGGCCGAACTGCGCGGCGCCGCCGACCGTCTCGCCGCACCCAAAGGCGCGGCGCCAGGCACGACGGACGAAATCGCAAGAGCAGTGCGGGATTCCGCCGACGGACTCACGGCGGACCAGGCTGCCGCCGAAGTCGGGGTGTCGCGGGTGACCGCGTGGCGCTATCTCGAGCGGCTGGCCGACGACGGGACGCTGACGCGTCTCACCGACTACGGCCGGACCGGCCGCCCGAAGACGCGCTACCAGTGGCGCGCCGACCGTTAG
- a CDS encoding YncE family protein codes for MTARDPEVAVLDVTAMPRGAVGDIAVDGASGVVVTTNPGDRSISVMDADLGAATVVAVGGEATLVAVAEDRAYVATSSLQHDAVTVVDTRAGTVIARYPLAFSATAMAITADGKRLYIGRTGDDMVDVAVVDTTAERIGTIGIGYRPGASVDAVRVDATGRRLYVATTGLAGSALLTVDTETTRVVRRLRLASPIRDLALGADGLAYVLRSDRRYGGSIDVVDLAANAVTASVAIGGAPTQLAVSPDGTRAYVVDYDRVAVFDTMTTQIVDEISGDAAPACVAVRGDGRRLYVADFAGAMTSLAVPASTMALTYSPFVATDRIARPDVRELTAAV; via the coding sequence ATGACCGCGCGCGACCCCGAGGTCGCCGTACTCGACGTCACCGCGATGCCTCGCGGAGCCGTCGGCGACATCGCCGTCGACGGCGCCTCCGGCGTCGTCGTGACCACCAACCCGGGCGACCGCTCGATCTCAGTGATGGACGCCGATCTCGGCGCCGCCACGGTGGTCGCGGTCGGCGGGGAGGCGACCCTGGTGGCGGTCGCCGAAGACCGCGCCTACGTCGCCACCTCGTCCCTGCAGCACGACGCCGTGACCGTGGTCGACACGCGGGCCGGCACCGTGATCGCGCGCTATCCGCTGGCCTTCAGTGCGACGGCCATGGCGATCACCGCCGACGGCAAGCGGCTGTACATCGGCCGCACCGGTGACGACATGGTCGACGTCGCGGTGGTCGACACCACCGCCGAACGCATCGGCACGATTGGCATCGGCTACCGGCCGGGCGCCAGCGTCGACGCCGTCCGCGTCGACGCCACCGGACGCCGTCTCTACGTCGCCACGACCGGACTCGCCGGCAGCGCCCTGCTCACCGTCGACACCGAGACCACCCGGGTGGTGCGGCGGCTGCGGCTGGCCTCGCCGATCCGTGATCTCGCCCTCGGCGCCGACGGTCTGGCGTACGTGCTGCGCTCCGACCGCCGCTACGGTGGCAGCATCGACGTCGTCGACCTGGCCGCCAACGCGGTCACCGCGTCGGTGGCGATCGGCGGCGCGCCAACCCAATTGGCCGTCAGCCCGGACGGCACCCGCGCATATGTCGTCGACTACGACCGGGTCGCGGTGTTCGACACGATGACCACCCAGATCGTGGACGAGATCAGCGGCGACGCCGCCCCGGCCTGCGTGGCCGTGCGCGGCGACGGCCGCCGGCTCTACGTCGCCGACTTCGCGGGTGCGATGACATCGCTGGCGGTGCCAGCGTCGACCATGGCGCTGACGTACTCGCCGTTCGTGGCGACAGACCGGATCGCCCGGCCCGACGTCCGTGAGCTCACCGCCGCGGTCTAA
- a CDS encoding peptidoglycan-binding domain-containing protein, which yields MVHHTGADHATAASIADGRPELPGPLAQVHIALDGTVTTVAAGVAWHAGAGSHPDLPTDRANWHTIGVECANSGTGPTAPHRANWPDAQYAALVGTCAAVSRRLGVGAAGIVGHREYAGRAQGKWDPGAIDVDLLRRDVAACVPLAPGCRSEHVRRLQRRLRDAYRGYAGHLAVDGSYGPQTEAAVREFQLRTPGLRADGVVGPATAVALRLAGG from the coding sequence ATGGTCCACCACACCGGAGCCGACCACGCCACCGCCGCCTCCATCGCCGACGGACGGCCCGAATTGCCCGGGCCGCTGGCCCAGGTGCACATCGCGCTCGACGGCACGGTGACGACCGTCGCCGCCGGAGTGGCCTGGCATGCGGGTGCGGGCAGCCATCCCGACCTGCCGACCGACCGCGCGAACTGGCACACGATCGGCGTCGAATGCGCCAACAGCGGCACCGGGCCCACCGCGCCCCACCGGGCGAACTGGCCCGACGCCCAGTACGCCGCGCTGGTCGGCACCTGCGCGGCCGTCAGCCGGCGCCTGGGCGTCGGCGCCGCCGGGATCGTCGGGCACCGCGAGTACGCCGGCCGGGCGCAGGGCAAATGGGATCCCGGGGCCATCGACGTGGACCTCCTGCGCCGTGACGTCGCAGCCTGCGTGCCTCTGGCCCCGGGGTGTCGCAGCGAACACGTGAGGCGCCTGCAGCGGCGACTGAGAGACGCCTACCGCGGATACGCCGGGCACCTCGCCGTCGACGGGAGCTATGGACCGCAGACCGAGGCCGCGGTCCGGGAATTCCAGCTCCGAACACCCGGTCTGCGGGCCGACGGCGTCGTCGGCCCGGCGACCGCCGTGGCGCTGCGACTGGCGGGCGGGTAG
- a CDS encoding cupin domain-containing protein, which produces MNVRRIGGAAAAAATGVVALSASAAATPPEGDVVRTDLAKGDTTSAVSITTPGGQPTTLLVQELLMRPGSSSGWHTHPGPEYSVITDGTVQLQTGADCTVVPYGAGQSVFIPAGLAHRVANGAPHDAGVVATYTVPAGAPVRGDSPDVCAK; this is translated from the coding sequence ATGAACGTCCGTCGAATCGGGGGTGCCGCGGCTGCGGCCGCGACCGGAGTGGTCGCGCTGTCCGCCTCAGCCGCGGCCACCCCACCCGAAGGGGACGTCGTCCGCACCGACCTCGCCAAGGGCGACACCACGTCGGCGGTGTCCATCACCACCCCCGGCGGGCAGCCGACCACACTGCTGGTCCAGGAACTCCTGATGCGCCCGGGCTCCAGCAGCGGCTGGCACACCCATCCCGGCCCCGAATACTCGGTGATCACCGACGGGACGGTCCAGTTGCAGACCGGCGCCGACTGCACCGTCGTTCCCTACGGTGCGGGTCAGTCCGTGTTCATCCCCGCCGGGCTGGCGCACCGCGTCGCCAACGGTGCGCCCCACGACGCAGGCGTCGTCGCCACCTACACCGTGCCCGCGGGCGCACCCGTGCGCGGCGACTCACCCGACGTGTGCGCCAAATAG